The Lepus europaeus isolate LE1 chromosome 6, mLepTim1.pri, whole genome shotgun sequence genome includes a window with the following:
- the ZIC2 gene encoding zinc finger protein ZIC 2: MLLDAGPQFPAIGVGSFARHHHHSAAAAAAAAAEMQDRELSLAAAQNGFVDSAAAHMGAFKLNPGAHELSPGQSSAFTSQGPGAYPGSAAAAAAAAALGPHAAHVGSYSGPPFNSTRDFLFRSRGFGDSAPGGGQHGLFGPGAGGLHHAHSDAQGHLLFPGLPEQHGPHGSQNVLNGQMRLGLPGEVFGRSEQYRQVASPRTDPYSAAQLHNQYGPMNMNMGMNMAAAAAHHHHHHHHPGAFFRYMRQQCIKQELICKWIDPEQLSNPKKSCNKTFSTMHELVTHVSVEHVGGPEQSNHVCFWEDCPREGKPFKAKYKLVNHIRVHTGEKPFPCPFPGCGKVFARSENLKIHKRTHTGEKPFQCEFEGCDRRFANSSDRKKHMHVHTSDKPYLCKMCDKSYTHPSSLRKHMKVHESSPQGSESSPAASSGYESSTPPGLVSPSAEPQSSSNLSPAAAAAAAAAAAAAAAVSAVHRSGGSAGGGAGGGSAGGSGSGGGGGGAGGGGGGSSGGGSGTAGGHSGLSSNFNEWYV, translated from the exons ATGCTCCTGGACGCGGGGCCGCAGTTCCCGGCCATCGGGGTGGGCAGCTTCGCGCGCCACCATCACCATTCGGccgcggcggctgcggcggcggccgCCGAGATGCAAGACCGAGAGCTGAGCCTGGCGGCGGCGCAGAACGGCTTCGTGGACTCGGCGGCCGCGCACATGGGAGCCTTCAAGCTCAACCCCGGCGCGCATGAGCTGTCGCCTGGCCAGAGTTCGGCGTTCACGTCCCAGGGCCCCGGCGCCTACCCGGGCTccgctgcggctgcggctgccgCCGCGGCGCTCGGGCCCCACGCCGCGCACGTTGGCTCCTACTCTGGGCCGCCCTTCAACTCCACCCGGGACTTCCTGTTCCGCAGCCGCGGCTTCGGGGACTCAGCGCCTGGCGGCGGGCAGCACGGACTGTTCGGGCCGGGTGCGGGCGGCCTGCACCACGCGCACTCGGACGCGCAGGGCCACCTCCTCTTCCCCGGCCTCCCGGAGCAGCATGGGCCGCACGGCTCGCAGAATGTGCTCAACGGGCAGATGCGCCTCGGGCTGCCCGGCGAGGTGTTCGGGCGCTCGGAGCAATACCGCCAGGTGGCCAGCCCGCGGACCGATCCCTACTCGGCGGCGCAGCTCCACAACCAGTACGGCCCCATGAATATGAACATGGGTATGAACATGGCAGCGGCCGCggcccatcaccaccaccaccaccaccaccccggtGCCTTTTTCCGCTACATGCGGCAGCAGTGCATCAAGCAGGAGCTCATTTGCAAGTGGATCGACCCCGAGCAGCTGAGCAACCCCAAGAAGAGCTGCAATAAAACTTTCAGCACCATGCACGAGCTGGTGACCCACGTCTCCGTGGAGCACGTCGGCGGCCCGGAGCAGAGCAACCACGTCTGCTTCTGGGAGGACTGTCCGCGCGAGGGCAAGCCCTTCAAGGCCAAATACAAACTGGTCAACCACATCCGCGTGCACACCGGCGAGAAGCCCTTTCCCTGCCCCTTCCCGGGCTGCGGCAAGGTCTTCGCGCGCTCCGAGAACCTCAAGATCCACAAAAGGACCCACACAG GGGAGAAGCCGTTCCAGTGCGAGTTCGAGGGTTGCGACCGGCGCTTCGCCAACAGCAGCGACAGGAAGAAGCACATGCACGTGCACACCTCCGATAAGCCCTATCTCTGCAAAATGTGCGACAAGTCCTACACGCACCCCAGCTCGCTGCGGAAACACATGAAG GTCCATGAGTCTTCCCCTCAGGGCTCGGAGTCCTCGCCCGCTGCCAGCTCCGGCTACGAGTCGTCCACGCCCCCGGGGCTGGTGTCCCCCAGCGCCGAGCCCCAGAGCAGCTCCAACCTgtccccggcggcggcggcggctgcagcggcggcggcggcggcagcagccgcGGTGTCCGCCGTGCACCGGAGCGGAGGCTCGGCCGGCGGTGGCGCTGGAGGCGGCTCGGCCGGTGGCAGCGGCAgtggcgggggcggcggcggggcgggcggcgggggcggcggcagcTCTGGCGGGGGCAGCGGGACGGCCGGGGGCCATAGCGGCCTCTCCTCCAACTTCAATGAATGGTACGTGTga